The Streptomyces tubercidicus DNA segment GATCGACAGTGCCATCGGGTCGGCCCAGGACATCCGCGTGACCACACACCGCCTCGCCGCGGTCCGGGAGGCCGTGCTGGCGGGCGAGATCGCGTCCGACGCGCCGTCCGACGCGCCCCGCGCGGTCATCGGTGAGTCCTGGCGCCGGGTGCGGGTCTCCGGCGTGGACCCGGACCGGGACCGGCCGCAAAAGCCTTTGCCCGTCGCGGAGTTGGAGTACCGACGGCAGATCTCCCGGCTGGCCCCGGTGCTGCCGGTGCTCAACGAGGGGCTGCTGGCGGCGGCCGACGCGGCCCAGCAGATCATGGTCGTCACCGATGCCGAGGGCCGGGTGCTGTGGCGGGAGGGCAGCGCGCCGGTCCGCCGGATGGCCGACCGGCTCGGCTTCGACAAGGGCGCCGACTGGACGGAGGGCGTCGTCGGCACCAACGGCATCGGCACGGCCCTGGTGGCCCGCCGGCCGGTGCTGGTGCACTCCGCGGAGCACTTCGTCCGCAGCCACCACGGATGGACCTGTGCCGCCGCGCCGCTCCACGACCCGCGCGACGGGCGGCTGTTGGGCACGGTGGACGTCAGCGGTCCGGCGCCCGGCTTCCACCCCACCACGCTCTCACTGGTGTCCGCTGTCGCCCGGCTCGCCGAGGCCGAGCTGCGCACCCGCCACCACCTCTCCCTGGAACGACTGCGGTCGAGCGCGGCGCCGCTGCTGGCGCGAATCGGCGGCCGGGCGCTGGCCGTCGACCCCAACGGCTGGGTCGTGGGCGTAACGGGACTGACCCCGCCGGACCGGGTAGCACTGCCCAAGTCCCCCGAGGCCGGGCCCCTGTGGCTGCCGCGCTACGGCATGTGCACCCTGGAGCCGCTGCCCGGCGGCTGGCTGATCCGTATCGGCCGGCAGGAGCGGGACATCGCTCCGAGCCGGGTAGTACTGGACGTCAGCGCCCGGGACGGTTCAACGGTCACCGTCACCGGACCGGCCGGCACCTGGTCGCACGAACTGACCCCGCGCCACGCCGAGTTGCTGTTCGTCCTCGCCGCGCACCCGCAGGGACGCAGCGCCGCCGAACTCGCCCGCGACCTGTTCGGTGACGACAGCCGCACGGTCACGGTACGCGCCGAGCTGTCCCGCCTGCGCCGCCATCTCGCAAGTGTGCTGGCCCACCGCCCCTACCGCTTCGC contains these protein-coding regions:
- a CDS encoding GAF domain-containing protein is translated as MSDRPIDSAIGSAQDIRVTTHRLAAVREAVLAGEIASDAPSDAPRAVIGESWRRVRVSGVDPDRDRPQKPLPVAELEYRRQISRLAPVLPVLNEGLLAAADAAQQIMVVTDAEGRVLWREGSAPVRRMADRLGFDKGADWTEGVVGTNGIGTALVARRPVLVHSAEHFVRSHHGWTCAAAPLHDPRDGRLLGTVDVSGPAPGFHPTTLSLVSAVARLAEAELRTRHHLSLERLRSSAAPLLARIGGRALAVDPNGWVVGVTGLTPPDRVALPKSPEAGPLWLPRYGMCTLEPLPGGWLIRIGRQERDIAPSRVVLDVSARDGSTVTVTGPAGTWSHELTPRHAELLFVLAAHPQGRSAAELARDLFGDDSRTVTVRAELSRLRRHLASVLAHRPYRFAEGVEVELRLPPQPVHLLPQSLAPAVAAARRG